GGCTTTTTCAAAAATTTTTTGAAGTTTTGGTGTGTTTTGTAATTTAGTGTAAATAGCTTGTTCTAGGTCAGGTTCTATGATGATAATTTCTTTATTATTAATATAAATTTTTTTATTTGTAGGATGGGTATAATTCCAAAATGCTTTATTTTGAGTGATGATAAAATTGCCTTTGTATTTTAATGATGAATTGTTACTTTGAACTATTTGTTCAAAATCACTGCTAAAATTTTTAAAATTAATATTAAAAGCAAAAAGATTTATAAAAAATAATACGAGTATTGCAAAATATTTCATGTTTTACCTTTTTTTTCATAAATTATATAAAAAATTATCAAACAAACTTTTTATATAGTTCTAATTAAAATAAAGATATAATTTAGCATATATTTTTATAAATAAAGGTAAAAAAATGTTTTCTAGTATATTTAAAGCAGTATTTGGCACAAAAAATGATAGAGAGGTAAAAAAATATTTAAAAAGAGTAGCTCAAATTAATGCTTTAGAAGCAAAATATCAAAATTTAAGTGATGAAGATTTAAAAAAGGCTTTTAAAGATTTTCAAACACAAATTCAAAATAATGAAAAAAATCTAGATCAAATTTTAAATGATGTTTTTGCTATTGTTAGAGAAGTTGGTCGTAGAACTTTAAATATGCGTCATTTTGATGTGCAATTAATCGGTGGAATGGTATTGCATGAGGGTAAAATTGCTGAAATGAAAACAGGAGAAGGTAAAACTTTAGTAGCTACTTTGCCAGTTGTTTTAAATGCTATGAGCGGTAAAGGCGTGCATGTAGTTACCGTAAATGATTACTTAGCAAAAAGAGATGCTGAACAAATGAGTGCTATTTATAATTTTTTAGGTTTTAGTGTTGGTGTGATACTTTCAGAACAAAATAACGATGAAGCGCATAAAAAAGCTTATGAATGCGATATAACTTATGGAACAAATAATGAATTTGGCTTTGATTATTTGCGTGATAATATGAAATTTTCAAAGTTTGAAAAAGTTCAAAGAGAGCACAATTTTGTAATCGTGGATGAAGTTGATAGTATATTAATTGATGAAGCTAGAACCCCACTTATTATAAGCGGACCTACAAATAGAACTTTAGATGGATACATTAAAGCAAATGAAGTAGCTAGACAAATGCAAAGAGGTGAAGCAGCTGCTACTCCTCAAGATCTTCCAAGCGGAGATTTTGTTGTAGATGAAAAAAACAGAACTATTATGATTACTGAAACTGGAATTTCTAAGGCAGAAAAATTATTTGGTGTAGAAAATTTGTATAGCCTTGATAATGCAATATTGGCTCATCAACTTGATCAAGCTTTAAAAGCACATAATCTATTTGAAAAAGATGTGCATTATGTTTTAAGAGATAAACAAGTAATTATTGTAGATGAATTTACAGGAAGGTTAAGTGAAGGAAGACGTTTTAGCGATGGTTTGCATCAAGCATTAGAAGCTAAAGAAGGGGTAAAAATTCAAGAAGAAAGTCAAACTTTAGCAGATATTACTTTTCAAAATTATTTCAGAATGTATAAAAAATTAGCAGGTATGACAGGAACTGCACAAACTGAAGCTACGGAATTTTCTCAAATTTATAATCTTGATGTAGTTTCTATACCTACAAATATTCCTATTGCTAGAATAGACAAAGATGATTTGATTTATAAAACACAAGATGAAAAATTTAAAGCTGTGATTGAAGAAATTAAAAAAGCCAATGCAAAAGGACAGCCTGTTTTGGTAGGAACTGCAAGTATTGAAAGGAGTGAAGTTTTTCACAATATGCTTGTGAAAGAACGCATTCCTCATCATGTGCTTAATGCTAAAAATCACGAACAAGAGGCTTTGATTATCCAAGATGCAGGAAAAAAAGGTGCTGTAACTATAGCTACTAATATGGCAGGTCGTGGGGTTGATATAAAAATAGATGATGAGATAAGAGCATTAGGTGGGCTTTATATTATAGGAACAGAGCGCCATGAAAGTAGAAGGATTGATAACCAACTAAGAGGTAGAGCAGGGCGACAGGGCGATCCTGGAGTGAGTAGATTTTATTTGAGCTTAGAGGATAATCTTTTAAGAATTTTTGGCGGTGATCGTATTAAGAGTATTATGGAGAGATTGGGTATAGAAGAGGGTGAGCATATAGAAAGTCGTATAGTTACAAGAGCGGTTGAAAATGCGCAAAAAAAAGTTGAGAGTTTGCATTTTGAAAGTAGAAAACACTTGCTTGAGTATGATGATGTGGCAAATGAGCAAAGAAAAACTATATATAATTATAGAAATGAATTATTAGATGAGGAATTTAATCTACAAGATAAAATTTTAAAAAATATAGCTGAATACAGCAATCATTTAGTAAGTCAAATTTATCTAAATGCTGAACTTGAGGATGATGTAAAGCATTTTGAAACTTTAAAACAAAGAATTAACTATGAATGCAATATGGAATTAAACGAAAATGATTTTAAAGATTTAAGCGTAATTGAAATTGAAAACAAGCTTAGTGAAATTTTAGAAAAATCTTATAAGGATAAAATGAGTATTATTGAAGATATGGAAGCTAGAAGGATAGAGAGAATTTTGTATCTTCAAATTTTAGATAATCTTTGGAGAGAACATTTATATCAAATGGATATTTTAAAAACAGGTATTGGATTAAGAAGTTATAATCAAAAAGATCCTTTAGTAGAATATAAAAAAGAGAGTTATAATTTATTTATGGAGCTTGTAGAGCGTATTAAATTTGATAGCTTAAAATTATTATTTAATGTTACTTTTACACAAAAAGAAGCCCAAAATTTTGAAGAAAAATCTCATGAGCAAAATGAGCAATTTTTGGCTAATACCACAGAAAGTGGAGTAAATGAGGAAGGACAAGCTCAAATTACAAAGGTTCCTAGGAATTCACCTTGTCCTTGTGGTAGTGGAAAAAAATACAAAGATTGCCATGGAAAAAGTGGTCCTAAAAAGGGTATTTTAGCATAAGGTTTGATTAATGAATTTAGTAATAGTTGAAGATGATATAAATATGCGAAAATCACTTGAAATTGCATTGAGTGAATATGAAGAATTTAACATTAAATCTTACAAATCAGCAAGTGAGGCTTTAAAAAAACTAAATGAAGAAGTGGATTTGATTATCACAGATATTAATATGCCTGGTATGGATGGCATAGAATTTGTCCAAGCTTGTGATAATAAATATGATTTTATTATTATCACAGGAAATGCAACGCTAAATCGTGCCATAGAAGCACTAAGACTGGGCGTGAAAGATTTTTTAGTAAAACCATTTGATATTAATACCTTAGTAACCACCATAAAACGCGCTAAAATTATCCAAGAAAAAACTTCTAAAAAAAGCACTAAAAAAACAAGTAAAAAAGAAAATAATGAGGAATTTTATGGTAGCTCTAAGGCTTTAGATCATTGTCTTAATCTAGCTTTAAAAGCTGCAAAAACTGATGCTAGTATAATGCTTTTTGGTGAAAGTGGGGTGGGTAAGGAAGTTTTTGCAAATTTTGTACATAAAAATTCTAAAAGAGCTCAAAAGCCTTTTGTAGCTATAAATATGGCAGCCATTCCAGCAAATCTTATAGAAAGTGAGCTTTTTGGTTTTGAAAAGGGTGCATTTACTGATGCTAATGCTACAAAAATTGGTTTGTTTGAAATGGCAAATGAGGGAACTTTGTTTTTAGATGAGATAGGGGAGATGCCCTATGAAATCCAAGCAAAATTATTAAGAGCTTTGCAAGAAAAAGAAATCACAAGATTAGGAAGCACTAAA
The genomic region above belongs to Campylobacter peloridis LMG 23910 and contains:
- the lolA gene encoding LolA-like outer membrane lipoprotein chaperone, with amino-acid sequence MKYFAILVLFFINLFAFNINFKNFSSDFEQIVQSNNSSLKYKGNFIITQNKAFWNYTHPTNKKIYINNKEIIIIEPDLEQAIYTKLQNTPKLQKIFEKAKKLSSNTYEAHYENTTYKIKLKNDDSLESISYSDELNNLITIFFFNQKFDQNINENLFSPKIPANFDIVQ
- the secA gene encoding preprotein translocase subunit SecA is translated as MFSSIFKAVFGTKNDREVKKYLKRVAQINALEAKYQNLSDEDLKKAFKDFQTQIQNNEKNLDQILNDVFAIVREVGRRTLNMRHFDVQLIGGMVLHEGKIAEMKTGEGKTLVATLPVVLNAMSGKGVHVVTVNDYLAKRDAEQMSAIYNFLGFSVGVILSEQNNDEAHKKAYECDITYGTNNEFGFDYLRDNMKFSKFEKVQREHNFVIVDEVDSILIDEARTPLIISGPTNRTLDGYIKANEVARQMQRGEAAATPQDLPSGDFVVDEKNRTIMITETGISKAEKLFGVENLYSLDNAILAHQLDQALKAHNLFEKDVHYVLRDKQVIIVDEFTGRLSEGRRFSDGLHQALEAKEGVKIQEESQTLADITFQNYFRMYKKLAGMTGTAQTEATEFSQIYNLDVVSIPTNIPIARIDKDDLIYKTQDEKFKAVIEEIKKANAKGQPVLVGTASIERSEVFHNMLVKERIPHHVLNAKNHEQEALIIQDAGKKGAVTIATNMAGRGVDIKIDDEIRALGGLYIIGTERHESRRIDNQLRGRAGRQGDPGVSRFYLSLEDNLLRIFGGDRIKSIMERLGIEEGEHIESRIVTRAVENAQKKVESLHFESRKHLLEYDDVANEQRKTIYNYRNELLDEEFNLQDKILKNIAEYSNHLVSQIYLNAELEDDVKHFETLKQRINYECNMELNENDFKDLSVIEIENKLSEILEKSYKDKMSIIEDMEARRIERILYLQILDNLWREHLYQMDILKTGIGLRSYNQKDPLVEYKKESYNLFMELVERIKFDSLKLLFNVTFTQKEAQNFEEKSHEQNEQFLANTTESGVNEEGQAQITKVPRNSPCPCGSGKKYKDCHGKSGPKKGILA
- a CDS encoding sigma-54-dependent transcriptional regulator, coding for MNLVIVEDDINMRKSLEIALSEYEEFNIKSYKSASEALKKLNEEVDLIITDINMPGMDGIEFVQACDNKYDFIIITGNATLNRAIEALRLGVKDFLVKPFDINTLVTTIKRAKIIQEKTSKKSTKKTSKKENNEEFYGSSKALDHCLNLALKAAKTDASIMLFGESGVGKEVFANFVHKNSKRAQKPFVAINMAAIPANLIESELFGFEKGAFTDANATKIGLFEMANEGTLFLDEIGEMPYEIQAKLLRALQEKEITRLGSTKSVKIDVRIISATNANLEKKIANNEFRQDLYYRLNTIPINIPALRERQEEILQIAQKVLLETCKEYDFKEKTLSQEAKDALLAYDFPGNIRELISIIQRACILSENDIVNAQDLFLESRKSKDIKNLEKELILEALKNSQDISQAAKLIGMSEKIFSEKMKKYNIT